The Xanthomonas sontii genomic sequence CAGTTGCCCACGATCGCGATCCCGCCGAGCAGCACCAGCGCCAGCATCCGCGGCGAGAACGCCTTGCGCCGCAACAGGCCCAGCGCCGCGCAGACGATGAGCAGCGTGGCCGCGCCGAACAGGCAGCGGAAGAACACCACGTTGAACGGCGACTGTCCCGACGACACCACCAGCCAGCCGATCGTGCCGGACATGAGCATGGCCACGACCATCTCGGCCGCACCACGGCGAATCTCGTTCGAGGCCATCCCGGTTCCTTTCAATGCTGCGAACAGCCGTCATTGTAGAAACCGCAATTCCGCCAGAACATGCTTAAAATTAGGCCAATTGCGGAATTCACCAAAAAAAGGAAGGTCACCATGCAAACCCGCCTTTCCCCTCCCGCCATCGCCCCACTCGACGCGATCGACCGCGCCATCCTGGCTGCATTGGCGCAAGACGCGCGCATGGCGACCAGCGAACTGGCCCGGCAGATCGGCCTGTCGGCCCCGGCGACCGCCGACCGCGTGCGCCGGCTGCAGCACCAGGGCGTGATCGCCGGATTCACGGTCGAGCTCGATCCGCGCGCGCTGGGCTACACCTTGCAGGCGATCGTGCGGGTCAAGCCGCTGCCCGGGCAGTTGCACCTGGTGGAGGAACTGCTGCAGCGCATCCCGGAATTCGTCGAGTGCGACAAGGTGACCGGCGAGGACTGCTTCATCTGCCGGCTGTACCTGCGCAACATCGCGCACCTGGACAGCATCCTGGCAAAAGTCACCGATCGCGCCGAAACCAACTCCGCCATCGTGAAGTCGACCCCGGTGCCGCGACGGCTGCCGCCGCTGGCCGAGGACGACTAGCGCGATGCGCTAGTCGCGCGGCTTGCAACAGACCACACAGCGCCAGGGGCGCAGGCCGGCGTGCGCCCCTGGCGGGCAGAAAGCGACGAGCAGTGAACCGGCGCGCGCCGAAAGTGGCATCGCGGCGAGCCCAAAAAGGGCGCCAGGAAGCCGCTTTCACGAATCCCCATTCCCGACTCCCCATTCCCGGCCGTCGATCAACTCTTGCGCCGCGCCTCCAGCAGATCCAGGTTGCGGATCAGCCGCCGGGCGATCTCGTCGGAGATCTTGCGCTGGCGGGTCAGCTTGAACAGTTCCTGGCGTTCGGCCTGCAGGCCGGCGTGCCGCAGCTGGCGCAGCACCGCGTCCAGGCGCCGCGCCTCCTCCGGATCGCTCTCCATCGCCTCGCCATGGTCGAGATGGCGCTGGTACAGCGCGCTGACCCGGTTGGCCGCCTCGTTGTAGAGGTCGGCGTGCTCGCTGTCCTGCACCAGCCGCTGGCGCAGCTTCTCCACCGCCGCCAGCGCCGCACGCGAGGACTCGCGGCGGGCCAGGTCTTCCTCCAGGCGATCGGTCGGCTCTTCCGGCAACTCCAGGCCGCGCAGCAACCGCGGCAGGCCGATGCTGGCGACCAGCAGCGAGGTGACGATCACCGCGCTGGCCAGGAAGATCGCCAGGTCGCGCGCCGGGAACGCGGCGCCGCCGGGCAGGGCCAGCGGCAGGGTCAGCACGCCGGCCAGGGTGATCGCGCCGCGCACGCCGGCCAGCGAGGTCGCCACCACGATCCGCCACGGTGGGCTCTGCCGGTCCTCGCCGCGACGGCGCGCCTTGAGCAGGGTCCAGCGCAGCGACAGCCACACCCACAGGAAGCGCAGCAACAGCAGGCCGACGTAGATCGCCAGCGCATAGGCGGGCAGCCACCACGGGTTCAGGTGTCCGGCTTCGTCCATGTTGTGCATGGCGCCCTGCACGATGCCCGGCAACTGCTCGCCGAGCAGCACGAACATGATGCCGTTGAGGGTGAACTGCACCATGTCCCACACCGCCGAGCGCTGCACGCGCATGCTGCCCGGCGCGCGGCCGCTCAGCTCCACGTAGCTCATGGCGATGCCGGCGGCGACCGCGGCGAGGATGCCCGAGGCGTTGATCGCCTCGGCCAGCAGGTAGGCGGCGAACGGCAGCAGCAGGTTGACCAGGATCGCCGCGCCCGGCTCCTCGCCGACCTGGCGCCACACCCAGCGCTGCGCCAGGCTGGTGCCGACCACCACCGCGATGCCGGCGGCCACGCCGACCAGCGCCACCCACAGGAAGGTCAGCGAGGCATCGGCCAGCGAGAACGTGCCGGTGATCGCCGCGGCCACCGCGAACTGGAAGCAGACCAGGCCGGAGGCGTCGTTGAGCAACGACTCGCCTTCCAGGATGTGCATCAGCCGTTTGGGGATCGGCGCGCGCGCGGCGATCGAGGACACCGCGATCGGATCGGTCGGCGACACCACCGCGGCCAGCGCGAACGCCACCGCCAGCGGCATGGTCGGGATCATCCAGTGGATCAGGAAGCCGGCGCCGATCACGGTGAACACCACCAGGCCCAGCGCCAGCTCCAGGATCACGCCCTTGTCGCGGAACAGGCCCTGCTTGGGGATGCGCCAGCCGTCCAGGAACAGCAGCGGCGGCAGGAACAGCAGGAAGAACAGCTCCGGCTCCAGCGCATAACCCTTCTTGAACACGCCGGCGATGATCGCGCCCAGGCCGATCTGCACCAGCGGCAACGGCAGCGAAAACGGCAGTACGCGCACCAGGTAGCCGCTGGCCACCACGGCCAGCAACATCGCCAAGACCACTTCGATCGAATGCATGCTCGTCCGGACGGCGGCGCCACGCCGGCGGCGCCGCCCATGAATGGGGGAGCCTGCAAGCAAAGCGCACCGCGGCGGCGATGTCCAGTGGGGCGGCGCAGCCGGACGCTGATGTCGCAATGTTGCAGCCCGGACGGGTGGCCGCCACCTGGCGCGCCAGGTAAGCAGCGCTCGCCCCAGACCAAGCAGCGTCCATCCCGTCCGGATATGGACGCCCCCGGTGTGTCACCGACCGATGGTGACCGCACGGCCGCATTGTCTCGCTGGCTGCATCGCGCCCAGCGGCGCACGATCCGTCCATGCTCCCTGACGCAACACTGGTGCGGAACGACGGCACATCGCTCCCTGCGTCCGCAAAATGCGCGCACGCACGCATCGTGCCGAAAACGTGCGCAGCGAGCAGGCGCAGAACCGGATCGACTACGGCTTGTAGGGTTCGAATGCCTTGCCTTTCCCCGTGCCAGTACTGATGGTCCATATTTGCGTGCAGTACGCACGATTGATATAGATGTAGTCGCTACGTGGGTCCACGCCTTCATCGATACTCGCGTCGTAGCCGTTTTGCTTGGTAAGAAACAGGGCGATTCCCTGCTTGCCTCTGTCCCCCTTGATGGGCGTGACCAGCACGGCAGCCCCTTTTTCTTCCCAGGCATCGGGCAAGTCCATCTCAAAGCACAGCCAGCGATCGCCCGGCGTCGCCTTCAGGCCCAGCACCCGCGCCACCGGGTTACTGTTGTCGGCAAGTTGCGCCGGCGAAAGGCGTGTGACATAGCACGCTTTCGGCTTTCCTTCCGACTGATCCTGCGCGCTTTCGATGAACTCCCATCCCTTGCTGCCGCCCAGTCGCTTCACCTTGCTCAGAATCGACACCGGACCGTAGTGGTAGTACTTCATGCCATCCTCTCTTTACATGTGATCGTGCGGTTGATGTGGCATGTCCTTGCATCCCGGTCGACGGCAGATGCCGATCGCGTTGCACTGGCGAAACCAGCGGCTTCCAGTTGATCGACCAGGACCGGATCGCGGTTGGCGAAGGCCATGCACCCACAGAATCGGCCGTGGCCAAGGCAAGGGATGCCGGGCAAAACCTGATTTGTGGCCAATACCCACCCTATTGATCCCTTCCGGCGTAGGGGAGCGCGCTGCCAGTCAGTGTGAACGGCGACGGCTCGCGACGGCCCTGCCGGGCATGAGCGTGCGTCGCCTACAGGATGCTCCGGCAGCACTTGGCGCACTCGCCGGCATGACATATGCAAAATGGCGGCGTCCGGGGCAGCGCTGGAGCTACTATCCGACTGCAGCGCCGGTGACGGACCGGCGCATTCGGCCGGAGACCGCATGCTCACCATCCAGGAACTCAACCGTTTCATCGACGAACACGCGGCGGAAGGCAGCATTCCGCGGATCTGGGACTTGATCGGCGACCACTTCGTGCAGGCCCAGGCCGGCCTGCCGGCCGAGCATGCGATGGAGCGGCGCGAGCTGTCCTTCCACGATCACGTGCGGCTGCTGGGCTACCTGTGCCTGCTGCTGGAGGGCGTGCCGGGCGATCTGGTGGAGATCGGGGTGTGGAAGGGCAAGTCGCTGGTGCTGATGAACGAGGTGTCTGGCCGCCAGCGCCGGGTGATCGGCATGGATCCGTTCGCGCTGCCGAATCAGTTCGAGGAATTCAACCACTATCGGCAGCAGTTGCTGCCCAATGCGCGCTTCATCCGCGGCTATTCCGAATTCTGCGCCGAACATTTCTACGCCATGGAGCCGAAGGTGGCGCTGTTGCACATCGACGGCGGCCACACCGGGCGCAACGTGTTGCTGGATTTCCTGCTGTACGGGCCGAGCGTGGTCTCCGGCGGGTTCGTGGTGTTCGACGACTACGGCGACTGGGAATACTCGCCGGAGGTCGGTCCCGCGGTGGACCTGCTGCGCGCCGCCGGCTACTTCGGCGACTTCCATGTGCTCGGCTGCGCCCACGGCTTCGAGAACAGCTATGTGCTGCAGCGCCGCTGAGCCGACGCGCCTTGACCCTCCAGCGCGTGCCGGCAGCGCAAAGCGGCGTTCCGAGAACGTCATCGCCGGGATGATCCCGGCCAACCAACAGGACAAACATTTCCGACACACCGATCATCGATCCTGGACCCTGAGCCCGACAGCCACTCAGGGTGCGAACGTCGCGGCGCGTCCGAAGCTGCAGCCGCGCTCAACCATAACGGCATGGCAGATAGCATGCCGCCAATTCATCGCCGAGGCGGCCACCCATGAAAAACACAACCGCCAAATGGCGAAACCATGACTATCTGGCGAGCATCATCGACAGCATCGATTCGATCGCGGCTGGACGGCCGATCATTCGCGACGCTGATCTTTCCGGCATCAGCATCGGCCCATCTGCCATCCTGGAGCAGTTAAAAGCCGCAAATCTCTTCGAATCGAGGATCAGCAACACCGATCTGTCTTACTCGAAAATATCCGGAAGTGCGAACGATAGTTTCTTCATGAATGTCAGCTTCGAAAGTGCCAGCTTGAACGGAGCCCTTTTGTGCAGATCGGAAATAAAAAACTGCAACTTTTCAAAAAGCAAGCTTGCGATCAACATGGATGATGCGATCTGCGAAAAAACCGATTTCGTCAAAGCCAGGTTTTCCGGTGGATCTTGCGGAGTGGAGTACGGCGGCCGCCGGGTAAAATTCATGGACTGCGATTTTACCGGCGCTGTCTTTGACAGAGTCGAATTCAGAGCATCGACATTCATCAACTGCATCTTTGCCGATGCGAAATTCAAGAAATGCGACTTGCGTGGCGCCAGGTTTGAGGCTGGCGTTCTGCCATTGGCAGCCCAGTTTGAGGACATGGACATCCCTTCTCAGTGTCGGTGACCTCATCGGCGCAGGCCGACGATGAGGCCTGCCTGCACTCGTATAGACCGTTCGCCGGAGCGCTGCCCGGCCTTGCGGCTGTACCACAGCGCGACAGTGCGCTCGCCTGAGCCGCCCTGGATGCGAGCGACGGTACCCGCCAGCCCCCCCTGTTCATCATTATCTGGATGGCGTGATGCAACCGCGCCGGCGCAGGCCGCGTAAAGACAGGTGCACGGCCGACTGGCCGCGCATCCCTTTCAAGGAGCAAGCCCATGAAGATCCACTTGCTGTCCCTGGCCCTCGCCGGCCTCGTCTCCCTGCCCGCCATGGCCGCCCCCAGCCAGGCCGCGATGCACGACCACGCCGCGATGAGCGAAGCCAAGCCGAATCCGATGGTCGGCGGCGCGCCGATGTACGCCACCAAGGACATCATCGACAACGCGGTCAACTCCAAGGATCACACCACCCTGGTCGCCGCGGTCAAGGCCGCCGGCCTGGTGGACACGTTGAAGGGCGCCGGCCCGTTCACCGTGTTCGCACCGACCAACGCCGCCTTCGCCGCGTTGCCGGCCGGCACGGTGGACACGTTGCTCAAGCCGGAGAACAAGGAAAAGCTGACCCAGGTGCTGACCTACCACGTGGTCCCCGGCAAGCTCGATGCGGCGGCGCTGCTGGCGCAGATCAAGGCCGGCGGCGGCAGCGCCAAGCTGACCACCGTGCAGGGCGAAACGCTGATCGCCAAGACCCGCGGCGGCAAGGTCACGCTCACCGACAGCAAGGGCAATACCGCGCACGTCACCACCGCCGACGTGATGCAGAGCAACGGCGTGATCCATGTGGTGGACAAGGTTTTGATGCCGTAAGCACGCGTCGGGGGGTGCATTGGCATCGCGGGGGCGGCTACGGCCGTCCCCGTTTTGCACGCCCATGCAGCCAACAGCGACCGCGCGCCACGCCGACAACGCCCGGACCACGCGCACGAACCGTCAGTCGCCGGCACCGCCTGCGTGCGGCGTCGGCACCTGCGCTGCCAGCACACGCAAGTCATCCACGAAGCCTTGATAGGCGGCCTCGCCCGCCTCGCCGCCGCGCTGGCGCAGCACCCACGACGGATGCACGGTGGCCAGCGCGCGGGTGCCGTCGTCCAGCGCCTGCCATTGCCCGCGCTGGGCCATCAGCTTGAAGCCGCTCCCCAGCACCGCGCGCGCCGCGGTCGCGCCCAGGCACAGCACGATGCGCGGGCGCACCCGCGCCAGTTCGCCGGCCAGCCATATCCGGCAGGCCTCGACATGCGCACGCTCGGGATTGCGGTGCAGCCGCGCCTTGCCGCGCTGCTCGAAGCGAAAGTGCTTGACCGCGTTGGTCACGTACATGCCTGCGCGTTCGACCCCTAGCTCCTGCAGCGCGCGATCGAACAGGCGCCCGGCCGGGCCGACGAAGGGGCGCCCGCTCAGGTCCTCCTCGTCGCCGGGCTGCTCGCCGACCACCATCACCGCGGCGTCCTGCGGACCTTCGCCGAACACGGTCTGGGTGGCCGGCTGCCACAGCGGACAGCGGCGGCAGTCGCGCGCCGCCGCGCGCAGCGCCTCGAGGCTGTCGTCGGCGGCCATCACCGGCGCCGGTGCCGGCGCGGGAATGCGCCGCCGTACCGGTTCGGGCGCGCGCTCGGCCATCTCGCGCACGCGCTGCCCGGCGTCGCGGATCAGCGTGGGCAGCAGTTGCGCTTCCGGCAGGTGCTTCCAGTATTTCTGCGGCATCTCCTGGCGCATCATCGTCGGGTTGAGCCGCGCCGGATTGAAGATGTTGGCGTAGTAGGTGCGCCACAGCGTGTCCTGCGCATCGTCGGCAGGCGCATCGGCACGCTGCGCGCCGGCGCCGAACTGCAGCGTCCCGCCATCCCAGCGCACGCTGCGGTACGGGGTGAGGATCGCCCAGCGCATGCCGGCGAAGCGCCGCGCGAAGAACGGCGCCACCCGATCGACGATGTGATGTTCCGGCTCGAACCAGGCGATGTAGGCCTCCTGCTCGCCCGGCACCTCGCGGAAGCGCACGAACGCCTTCATCTTGTGGCTGTCGCGGCGCACCGCCTGCGCCCATTGCTGGGCGCGGTGCACGTCGGCATCGGTGACCCGCTGCAGCAGCGCGCGCTCGCCGCCGGCGATGCGCCACAGGAGGCGGTACAGCAGCGCGTGCCGCTGCGGATCGCGATGGCACAGCACCGCACCGGCCAGCGCCAGGAACTCGGCCGACACCCGCGGCGGCGGCACCTGCGCCGGCAGCGTGGCGACGTCGGTCCCGACCAGCAAGCCGCCCTGCGCATCGCCGTCCCACGCCAGCGTCTCCGGCGCCACCTGCGCACACCACGCCGCCCGCGCCACCGCCCGCCACGCCTCCAGGCTCCACGGCGGCACCACCTCAGCCTGGAACATGCCCCGCTCCACGCATCAACTCACCGAAACGCATGCAGAACACAGCAACACAACCGCCAACACAGCATCCGCAACCATCGCCGCGCCTGCAGATTTTGCTTTTGCTTTTGCTCGTGATGTTGCTTTTAAAACTTCCCGTCTTAAAGCGAGCCGAGCACCGGAGTGGCGAGCGGCCGAAGAGGCGCCCTTGTTTGAGCGAAGCGAGTTTGGGCGCCGTGCCGCTCGCCGCGAGGAGCGCAGGGGACCGGTGCGGCCGTATCGCACCGGCTCGTGTCAGGCGGGAGCGGTTTTGGTGACTTTTGCCAAGACAAAAGTCACTCGCGCCCGTAGGCGCGAAAGCCTTTGATGTTGCTGTTGCTGCTGCCGTTGCAGCAGGCATGGCAACGCCCCACCCTACCGCGTCAATCAAACAAGCCACCCTGCCGCGGTGCCGGCGCCAACTGCGCACGCAGCCGCTGCGGATCGTCCAGCCGCTGCCGCGGATGGTGATCGAGCACACTGACGAACGGCAGCAACTTCTTCAGCGGCACCCGCAGCCGCGCCAGATCCTCGACCCGCAGCCGCGCATGCCGCCGCGCCAGCAGCAAGCGCTCGACGTTGCGGGTGCCCAGCCCCGGCACGCGCAACAACAGTTCGCGCGCGGCGGTGTTGAGATCCACCGGGAATCGCTCCGGGTTGCGCAGCGCCCACGCCAGCTTGGGGTCCACGTCCAGATCGAGCATGCCGCTGGCCGCAGGCGGGGCGATCTCCTCCACCGAGAAATCGTAGAACCGCAGCAGCCAGTCGGCCTGGTACAGGCGGTGCTCGCGCTGCAGCGGCGGCGCCAGCAGCGGCAGCTTGGCCGAGGCGTCGGGAATCGGGCTGAACGCGGAGTAGTAGACCCGGCGCAGGCGATAGTTGCCGTAGAGATTGTGGCTGGTGTGCAGGATCGCGCGGTCGTCCGCGCCGTCGGCGCCGACGATCATCTGCGTGCTCTGCCCGGCCGGGGCGAAGCGCGGCGGCTTGGCGCGCACCCGCGCCTCGGCCTTGCGCGCCTCCTTGCTCTCCTCGATGCGCCAGCGCAGCTCGCCCATCGCCGCACGGATGCCGCCGACGTTCTTCTCCGGCGCCAATTGCGCCAGGCCGCGCTCGGTCGGCAGCTCCACGTTGATGCTGAGCCGGTCGGCGTAGCGGCCGGCGGCGGCGAGCAGCTCCGGCGCCGCGTCGGGAATGGTCTTGAGATGGATGTAGCCAGCGAAGCGGTGCTCCTCGCGCAGCTGCCGCGCCACTTCCACCAGTTGCTCCATGGTGTAGTCGCTGTTGCGGATGATGCCGCTGGAGAGGAACAGGCCTTCGATGTAGTTGCGCTTGTAGAAATCCAGGGTCAGCTTGACCACTTCGGCCGGGGTGAAGCGCGCGCGGCGCACGTTGCTGGACACGCGGTTGACGCAGTACGCGCAGTCGAACACGCAGAAGTTGGTCAGCAGGATCTTCAGCAGCGACACGCAGCGCCCGTCGGGCGTGTACGAATGGCAGATGCCCATGCCCTCGGTGCTGCCGATGCCGCCGCTGCGCAGCGAATGGCGCTTGTCGGCGCCGCTGGAGGCGCAGGACGCGTCGGCGAGCACGGCGAGTTTCTCGAGGGTATTCACCGGCCGACGATGCCGGGTCCGCGTCTCAAACGGTGAGACGCGGATGCGGTGCGGCCTTCACCGCGATGAATCGCTCAGGTCGATCTCCTGGCGTTCAGGCCGCCACGCGCGCCGCGGCGCCGTCGAAGCGGTAGATGTCCATCGCCAGCAGGCCGGCGTCGATCCCCGCATCGATGCGCTGCGCGCCCAGCCCGTCCGCGCCGGCCGCACCCATCGCCACGTAGATCGGCAGCCAGTGCTCGTCGGTGGGATGCGCGCGCTCGGCGAACGGCGCCTGCCGGCGGTAGTCGAGCATCGCCGGCACGTCGTCGCGGCGCAACGCCTGCTCGGTCCATTCGATGAACGGACGCACGTAGGGCACTTCCTTGCCCTCGGCGTAGCGGCCGAAGTCGTGCAGGTTGTGGGTGATGCTGCCCGAGCCGATCACCAGCACGCCGTCCTCGCGCAGCGGCGCCAGTGCGCGGCCAAGCGCCAGGTGGTGCTCCGGCCCGAGTTCCGGCTGGATCGACAGCGGCACCACCGGGATGTCGGCCTGCGGGTACAGCAGCGACAGCGGCACCCACACGCCGTGGTCCAGCCCGCGACGCTCGTCCAGCACCGGCGCCAGCCCGGCCTGCGCCAACAGCTCGGCGACCTGCTGGGCCACGGCCGGCGCACCCGGCGCCGGGTACTGCATCGCGTACAGCGCCTGCGGGAATCCGCCGAAGTCGTGGATGGTCTGCGGCTGCGCCGCGGCGCCGACCAGCGGTCGCCGGCCCAGCCAGTGCGCCGAGGCCAGCACGATGGCGCGCGGCCGCGGCAGCGTCGCCGCCAGTTCGGCCAGCCGCGTGCCGACCAGGCCGGGCTGCAGCGCGGTCATCGGCGAACCGTGCGAGATGTACAGGGAAGGCAAACGCGCCATGGCAGGTCTCCACAGTGGGGGGCGGCACGGTGGCGCGCGCGGCCAGCGCCGGGCGTTCGTGCAGGCGACCAGGGTATTTCCGCCATCTGCGGGAATAAATTACCCTGCCGCCGACGATCCATTTCAGGAACCGAAACAATGGACACGCTGGAGGCGATGCGGGTCTTTGTCGCCGTGGTCGACCGCAACGGCTTCAACGCCGCCGCCGACGCGCTGGGCATTTCCACCGCCAGCGTCACCCGCCAGGTGGCGTGGCTGGAACAGCGCCTGGGCTCGCGCCTGCTCAACCGCACCACCCGCCGGGTCAGCCCGAGCAGTGTCGGCGCGGCGTATTACCAGCGCTGCCAGTTGCTGCTGGCCGAGTTCGACGACATGGAGGCGGCGGTCGGCGAGCAGGCGCTGACGCCCTCCGGCACGCTGCGGATCAACGCACCGTTCAGTTTCAGCGTTGCCCGGCTGGGCCCGCGCCTGGCCGGCTACAGCGCGCGCTATCCGCAGGTCGCCCTCGATCTGTCGCTGTCGGACCGCCTGGTGGACATCGTCGAGGAAGGCTACGACCTGGCGATCCGCATCACCCGCCAGGTGGCGCCCACCTTGATCGCGCGCAAGCTCGGCGAAGTGCAGGCGTTCCTGTGCGCGTCGCCGGACTACCTGGCGCGTGCCGGCACCCCGCAGCTGGCCGCCGACCTCGCCGGCCACGCCTTCCTCAGTTACAGCTACGTGCAGGACGACCTGACCCTGCACGGCCCCGACGGCGCGACCCAGGTGCGGGTGGCCGGCACCCTGCGCGCCAACTGCGGCGACGTGCTGCGCGAGGCGGCCATCGCCGGCATGGGCGTCACCGTGCAACCGGACTTCATGGCCGAAGCGGCGCTGGAGGACGGCCGCCTGGTGCGGGTGCTGCCCGACCACGAGATCGGGCCGATCGGCGTCTACGCGGTGTACGCCAGCCGCAGCCACCTCGCGCCGAAGGTGCGCAGCTTCATCGACTACCTGGTCGAAGTGGGCATCGATCGCACGATGCGCTCCCCGGCCGAGAGCTGAACCGCGGCGCGCGGACCGGACACAACATCCCGCCGATGACGCTGATCGCGGCGGCCGCGCATGCGCACAATGCCCGCGCTTTTCCCCCTCACCTTCAG encodes the following:
- a CDS encoding Lrp/AsnC family transcriptional regulator, producing MQTRLSPPAIAPLDAIDRAILAALAQDARMATSELARQIGLSAPATADRVRRLQHQGVIAGFTVELDPRALGYTLQAIVRVKPLPGQLHLVEELLQRIPEFVECDKVTGEDCFICRLYLRNIAHLDSILAKVTDRAETNSAIVKSTPVPRRLPPLAEDD
- a CDS encoding Na+/H+ antiporter → MHSIEVVLAMLLAVVASGYLVRVLPFSLPLPLVQIGLGAIIAGVFKKGYALEPELFFLLFLPPLLFLDGWRIPKQGLFRDKGVILELALGLVVFTVIGAGFLIHWMIPTMPLAVAFALAAVVSPTDPIAVSSIAARAPIPKRLMHILEGESLLNDASGLVCFQFAVAAAITGTFSLADASLTFLWVALVGVAAGIAVVVGTSLAQRWVWRQVGEEPGAAILVNLLLPFAAYLLAEAINASGILAAVAAGIAMSYVELSGRAPGSMRVQRSAVWDMVQFTLNGIMFVLLGEQLPGIVQGAMHNMDEAGHLNPWWLPAYALAIYVGLLLLRFLWVWLSLRWTLLKARRRGEDRQSPPWRIVVATSLAGVRGAITLAGVLTLPLALPGGAAFPARDLAIFLASAVIVTSLLVASIGLPRLLRGLELPEEPTDRLEEDLARRESSRAALAAVEKLRQRLVQDSEHADLYNEAANRVSALYQRHLDHGEAMESDPEEARRLDAVLRQLRHAGLQAERQELFKLTRQRKISDEIARRLIRNLDLLEARRKS
- a CDS encoding class I SAM-dependent methyltransferase, with amino-acid sequence MLTIQELNRFIDEHAAEGSIPRIWDLIGDHFVQAQAGLPAEHAMERRELSFHDHVRLLGYLCLLLEGVPGDLVEIGVWKGKSLVLMNEVSGRQRRVIGMDPFALPNQFEEFNHYRQQLLPNARFIRGYSEFCAEHFYAMEPKVALLHIDGGHTGRNVLLDFLLYGPSVVSGGFVVFDDYGDWEYSPEVGPAVDLLRAAGYFGDFHVLGCAHGFENSYVLQRR
- a CDS encoding pentapeptide repeat-containing protein; translation: MKNTTAKWRNHDYLASIIDSIDSIAAGRPIIRDADLSGISIGPSAILEQLKAANLFESRISNTDLSYSKISGSANDSFFMNVSFESASLNGALLCRSEIKNCNFSKSKLAINMDDAICEKTDFVKARFSGGSCGVEYGGRRVKFMDCDFTGAVFDRVEFRASTFINCIFADAKFKKCDLRGARFEAGVLPLAAQFEDMDIPSQCR
- a CDS encoding fasciclin domain-containing protein, producing the protein MKIHLLSLALAGLVSLPAMAAPSQAAMHDHAAMSEAKPNPMVGGAPMYATKDIIDNAVNSKDHTTLVAAVKAAGLVDTLKGAGPFTVFAPTNAAFAALPAGTVDTLLKPENKEKLTQVLTYHVVPGKLDAAALLAQIKAGGGSAKLTTVQGETLIAKTRGGKVTLTDSKGNTAHVTTADVMQSNGVIHVVDKVLMP
- a CDS encoding UdgX family uracil-DNA binding protein (This protein belongs to the uracil DNA glycosylase superfamily, members of which act in excision repair of DNA. However, it belongs more specifically to UdgX branch, whose founding member was found to bind uracil in DNA (where it does not belong), without cleaving it, appears to promote DNA repair by a pathway involving RecA, rather than base excision.); protein product: MFQAEVVPPWSLEAWRAVARAAWCAQVAPETLAWDGDAQGGLLVGTDVATLPAQVPPPRVSAEFLALAGAVLCHRDPQRHALLYRLLWRIAGGERALLQRVTDADVHRAQQWAQAVRRDSHKMKAFVRFREVPGEQEAYIAWFEPEHHIVDRVAPFFARRFAGMRWAILTPYRSVRWDGGTLQFGAGAQRADAPADDAQDTLWRTYYANIFNPARLNPTMMRQEMPQKYWKHLPEAQLLPTLIRDAGQRVREMAERAPEPVRRRIPAPAPAPVMAADDSLEALRAAARDCRRCPLWQPATQTVFGEGPQDAAVMVVGEQPGDEEDLSGRPFVGPAGRLFDRALQELGVERAGMYVTNAVKHFRFEQRGKARLHRNPERAHVEACRIWLAGELARVRPRIVLCLGATAARAVLGSGFKLMAQRGQWQALDDGTRALATVHPSWVLRQRGGEAGEAAYQGFVDDLRVLAAQVPTPHAGGAGD
- a CDS encoding putative DNA modification/repair radical SAM protein gives rise to the protein MNTLEKLAVLADASCASSGADKRHSLRSGGIGSTEGMGICHSYTPDGRCVSLLKILLTNFCVFDCAYCVNRVSSNVRRARFTPAEVVKLTLDFYKRNYIEGLFLSSGIIRNSDYTMEQLVEVARQLREEHRFAGYIHLKTIPDAAPELLAAAGRYADRLSINVELPTERGLAQLAPEKNVGGIRAAMGELRWRIEESKEARKAEARVRAKPPRFAPAGQSTQMIVGADGADDRAILHTSHNLYGNYRLRRVYYSAFSPIPDASAKLPLLAPPLQREHRLYQADWLLRFYDFSVEEIAPPAASGMLDLDVDPKLAWALRNPERFPVDLNTAARELLLRVPGLGTRNVERLLLARRHARLRVEDLARLRVPLKKLLPFVSVLDHHPRQRLDDPQRLRAQLAPAPRQGGLFD
- a CDS encoding class III extradiol ring-cleavage dioxygenase, giving the protein MARLPSLYISHGSPMTALQPGLVGTRLAELAATLPRPRAIVLASAHWLGRRPLVGAAAQPQTIHDFGGFPQALYAMQYPAPGAPAVAQQVAELLAQAGLAPVLDERRGLDHGVWVPLSLLYPQADIPVVPLSIQPELGPEHHLALGRALAPLREDGVLVIGSGSITHNLHDFGRYAEGKEVPYVRPFIEWTEQALRRDDVPAMLDYRRQAPFAERAHPTDEHWLPIYVAMGAAGADGLGAQRIDAGIDAGLLAMDIYRFDGAAARVAA
- a CDS encoding LysR family transcriptional regulator, with the protein product MDTLEAMRVFVAVVDRNGFNAAADALGISTASVTRQVAWLEQRLGSRLLNRTTRRVSPSSVGAAYYQRCQLLLAEFDDMEAAVGEQALTPSGTLRINAPFSFSVARLGPRLAGYSARYPQVALDLSLSDRLVDIVEEGYDLAIRITRQVAPTLIARKLGEVQAFLCASPDYLARAGTPQLAADLAGHAFLSYSYVQDDLTLHGPDGATQVRVAGTLRANCGDVLREAAIAGMGVTVQPDFMAEAALEDGRLVRVLPDHEIGPIGVYAVYASRSHLAPKVRSFIDYLVEVGIDRTMRSPAES